In the Anastrepha obliqua isolate idAnaObli1 chromosome 1, idAnaObli1_1.0, whole genome shotgun sequence genome, one interval contains:
- the LOC129240285 gene encoding ATP-dependent RNA helicase SUV3 homolog, mitochondrial, whose amino-acid sequence MQNSRYGSGLLNTLARNLKLRATPPQSPLNVITLFANKNVHLSSYIHARNRKTGPQHVSTLFKPVAVPRNTDEHDVGTEMVGKLDKAELLKILNKFTQKREIKILCVENGLDSYLQQQAFASFRRYCIEAENLPVDLHITISDILQNAGHVDDIFPYFLRHAKTIFPHLDCMDDLKKISDLRTPASWYPSARAITRKIVFHAGPTNSGKTYHAMERFLTAKSGVYCGPLKLLATEVFNKANERGTPCDLVTGEERKFGINEDTAASHVACTVEMTSVNTPYEVAVIDEIQQLRDPQRGWAWTRAFLGLIADEVHVCGEAGALELLQKICETTNETVEVNNYERLTELTVEDSALGSLDYIQPGDCIVCFSKNDIYSVSREIEARGKEVAVIYGGLPPGTKLAQAAKFNDPDNSCKVMVATDAIGMGLNLSIRRIIFYSIIKPAMNEKGEREVDTISVSSALQIAGRAGRYRTQWEHGYVTTFKSDDLQVLRKLLTQKPEPLKQAGLHPTADQIELYAYHLPNSTLSNLMDIFVNLCTVDDSLYFMCNIEDFKFLAEMIEHVPLALRARYVFCCAPINKKMPFVCSMFLKIARQYSRNEPITFDFITRNCGWPFALPKTIIDLMHLESVFDVMDLYLWLSYRFLDLFPDAAAVRVAQKELDEIIQQGVFQITRLLKNSEASQNAADGDMTYNIRRVTQMREPRIPSASRGRLTERLLAQGLLTPGMLSELRKEWDAQQQSLAQPAGDNPFEDDDDSNNSAYKKMRRKRRK is encoded by the exons ATGCAAAATTCTCGTTATGGTAGTGGTTTACTAAACACGCTCGCGCGAAATCTGAAGCTACGTGCAACACCACCTCAATCGCCGCTGAATGTAATCACTCTATTTGCCAATAAAAATGTGCATCTTAGCAGCTACATACATGCACGCAACAGGAAAACTGGACCGCAACATGTTTCGACACTTTTCAAACCGGTGGCTGTGCCGAGAAATACAGACGAACATGACGTAGGCACCGAAATGGTGGGAAAACTGGACAAGGCTGAACTGTTGAAAATTCTTAACAAGTTCACGCAAAAGCGAGAAATTAAAATTCTGTGTGTTGAAAATGGTCTAGATT CTTACCTCCAGCAACAAGCATTCGCCTCGTTTCGCCGCTATTGCATTGAAGCGGAAAACCTTCCAGTGGATTTGCACATAACCATTAGTGATATACTGCAAAATGCCGGACACGTTGATGATATCTTCCCCTATTTCCTCCGACACGCAAAAACAATTTTCCCTCATTTAGACTGTATGGACGACTTGAAGAAAATCTCGGATTTGCGTACACCCGCCAGCTGGTATCCCAGCGCACGTGCAATTACGCGCAAAATCGTATTTCATGCAGGGCCAACGAATTCGGGAAAAACATATCATGCTATGGAACGATTTCTCACTGCTAAGTCAGGGGTGTATTGCGGGCCTTTAAAACTGTTAGCCACGGAAGTGTTCAACAAAGCCAATGAAAGG GGTACGCCCTGCGATTTGGTTACGGGTGAGGAGCGTAAATTTGGTATCAATGAAGATACAGCAGCAAGTCATGTTGCTTGTACTGTGGAAATGACATCTGTGAATACGCCAT ATGAAGTCGCGGTTATCGATGAAATACAGCAGTTGCGTGACCCACAGCGAGGATGGGCTTGGACTCGTGCCTTTCTTGGTCTAATCGCCGACGAGGTGCATGTTTGCGGTGAGGCCGGTGCTTTGGAATTGTTGCAGAAAATTTGTGAGACCACAAATGAGACTGTGGAAGTGAATAATTACGAAAGACTTACGGAGCTCACCGTTGAAGACTCGGCTTTGGGAAGTTTAGACTACATCCAGCCTGGAGATTGCATCGTTTGTTTTAGTAAAAATGATATTTACTCAGTATCGCGTGAAATTGAAGCAAG GGGCAAAGAAGTTGCTGTCATCTATGGAGGATTGCCGCCAGGCACTAAATTGGCGCAAGCAGCCAAGTTTAATGATCCCGACAATAGCTGTAAAGTAATGGTGGCAACGGATGCTATCGGTATGGGACTTAATTT GAGCATTCGGCGCATTATTTTCTACTCCATAATTAAGCCTGCTATGAATGAAAAGGGTGAACGTGAAGTCGATACAATATCCGTGTCTTCAGCACTGCAAATTGCGGGACGCGCTGGACGCTATCGTACGCAGTGGGAGCACGGCTATGTCACCACTTTCAAATCGGACGATCTGCAAGTCTTGCGTAAGCTTTTAACACAAAAACCCGAGCCACTAAAACAAGCTGGCTTGCATCCTACCGCCGATCAAATTGAACTCTATGCTTACCATCTGCCTAATTCGACGCTCAGCAATTTAATG GATATATTTGTGAATTTATGCACTGTTGACGACTCCTTGTATTTTATGTGCAACATTGAGGATTTCAAATTTTTAGCTGAGATGATAGAGCATGTGCCACTGGCCTTGCGCGCACGTTACGTATTCTGTTGTGCACCTATTAATAAGAAAATGCCGTTTGTGTGTTCTATGTTCCTAAAG ATTGCCAGACAGTACAGCCGCAACGAACCGATCACCTTCGATTTCATTACACGCAATTGCGGTTGGCCTTTTGCTTTGCCTAAGACTATAATTGATCTTATGCATCTCGAATCCGTATTTGATGTAATGGATTTATATTTGTGGCTGAGCTATCGTTTCTTGGATCTATTCCCAGACGCTGCCGCCGTACGGGTGGCGCAAAAAGAACTTGATGAAATCATACAGCAGGGAGTTTTTCAAATAACGCGGCTACTTAAGAACTCCGAAGCCAGTCAGAATGCAGCCGATGGTGATATGACCTATAATATACGACGCGTCACACAAATGCGGG AACCACGCATTCCCAGCGCGTCACGCGGCCGCCTTACAGAACGCTTATTGGCTCAAGGTCTGCTAACACCGGGCATGCTTAGTGAATTGCGGAAAGAGTGGGATGCACAGCAACAGTCTCTAGCACAGCCTGCTGGTGATAATCCCTTCGAAGATGATGACGACAGCAATAACAGTGCATACAAGAAGATGCGTAGAAAACGTCGCAAGTGA
- the LOC129240278 gene encoding charged multivesicular body protein 3: MGLFGKTHTKDPKEQVQEWTHKIRKEGNQLDRQIRSIQREEEKVKRSLKQAAAKNDRDTCIILAKEIVRARKAINRIYTSKAHLNSIQLQMKNQLSTLRVAGSLQKSTEVMQAMQNLVRYPELAGIMRDMSKEMMKAGIIEEMLDETMDSLEESEEMEEEAAKEVDKVLWEITNGKLGEAPLPPEGIAAAEKQEVPAATVTASEDEAGEEEEDLQEMQSRLASLRS; this comes from the exons ATGGGCTTATTCGGTAAAACACATACCAAAGATCCGAAAGAGCAG gtACAAGAATGGACGCATAAGATTCGCAAAGAGGGTAATCAGCTGGATCGACAGATACGCAGCATTCAACGCGAAGAGGAGAAAGTGAAGCGTTCCTTAAAGCAAGCAGCAGCAAAAAATGATCGTGACACTTGCATCATACTCGCGAAAGAAATTGTGCGCGCCCGCAAAGCGATAAATCGTATTTACACATCAAAGGCACACCTCAACTCCATTCAGTTACAAATGAAGAATCAGttgt ctACCCTGCGTGTCGCTGGTTCTTTACAAAAGTCCACTGAAGTAATGCAGGCTATGCAAAACTTGGTGCGTTATCCCGAATTGGCCGGTATAATGCGGGACATGTCGAAGGAAATGATGAAGGCTGGCATAATTGAAGAAATGCTGGACGAAACTATGGATTCGCTGGAAGAGTCTGAAGAGATGGAGGAGGAAGCCGCCAAGGAAGTCGATAAGGTTTTGTGGGAAATTACGAATGGCAAACTAGGCGAAGCGCCGCTACCACCCGAAGGTATTGCGGCGGCGGAAAAGCAAGAAGTGCCCGCAGCCACTGTCACTGCATCCGAAGATGAGGCTggtgaagaagaggaagatttGCAAGAAATGCAAAGTCGCTTAGCTTCGCTGCGATCTTAG